One part of the Alosa alosa isolate M-15738 ecotype Scorff River chromosome 4, AALO_Geno_1.1, whole genome shotgun sequence genome encodes these proteins:
- the vgll4a gene encoding transcription cofactor vestigial-like protein 4: MLITRMDLLNYQYLDKMNNNIGRLHYEDESGLTGESRMQPMTSSMGSSRTGPPPVSPSKRKYIGEHIEDRIDCDNEHVTKMSRLFAAQLRANASNGDNGQDPWSHAHSPFEYPPNTINNLHGNLVYAPLPIFAMDQPLALTKNNMDAGRTSTALQVTAPVERQQNRPSVITCAPASNRTCSLSHCHMSHDGCNSNSKSKGNANMVCDPVIEEHFRRSLGKIYKEPEPASNSVSITGSVDDHFAKALGETWHQIKAKGSGSRSPKSSS, encoded by the exons ATGCTCATCACGAGAATGGACCTGTTGAACTATCAGTACTTGGACAAAATGAACAATAACATTGGGAGACTACACTACGAAG ATGAGTCAGGTCTCACAGGAGAGTCCAGGATGCAACCCATGACCTCTTCCATGGGCAGTTCCAGAACGGGGCCCCCTCCCGTAAGTCCGAGCAAAAGAAAATACATCGGGGAGCATATTGAGGACCGCATTGATTGCGACAATGAGCATGTGACCAAAATGAGCCGACTGTTTGCTGCACAACT GAGGGCAAACGCTTCAAATGGAGACAATGGCCAAGACCCATGGAGTCATGCACACAGCCCCTTTGAGTATCCTCCTAACACAATTAATAATCTTCATGGTAACTTGGTGTATGCGCCCTTGCCTATCTTTGCTATGGACCAACCCTTGGCTCTAACTAAAAACAATATGGACGCTGGGCGAACCTCCACAGCGCTGCAAGTCACTGCCCCAGTAGAGCGTCAGCAg AATCGCCCCTCTGTAATTACCTGTGCTCCGGCAAGCAATCGCACCTGTAGCCTGTCTCACTGCCACATGTCCCATGATGGCTGCAACTCAAACTCCAAGAGCAAAGGAAATG CCAACATGGTCTGTGACCCTGTGATTGAGGAGCACTTCCGCCGCAGCCTGGGCAAGATTTACAAGGAACCAGAGCCAGCATCCAACTCTGTATCCATTACGGGCTCTGTGGATGATCACTTTGCCAAAGCCTTGGGTGAGACCTGGCACCAGATCAAGGCCAAGGGCAGTGGCTCTCGGAGCCCCAAGTCCTCCTCATAA